The following coding sequences are from one Nicotiana tomentosiformis chromosome 3, ASM39032v3, whole genome shotgun sequence window:
- the LOC138908229 gene encoding uncharacterized protein, whose amino-acid sequence MLEISKYNGTTHPNEHVTSYTSTIKGNDLEDDEIESVLLKTFGETLSKGAMIWYHNLPPNSIDSFAMLADAFVKAHTGAIKVKTRKSDLFKAKRRDNEMLREIVPRFQMEWMDLPPVVDDWAVQAFTQGLNTRSSLASQQLKQNLVEYPAVT is encoded by the coding sequence ATGCTTGAAATTTCTAAGTACAATGGAACAACTCatccaaatgaacatgtgacctcgTACACAAGCAccatcaaggggaacgacttggaagatgatgagatcgaatctgtcctACTTAAAACgttcggagagaccttgtcaaaaggagctatgatatggtatcacaacttgccccccaattctattgactcatttgctatgcttgcagatgcttttgtAAAAGCGCACACCGGAGCCATCAAGGtcaagaccaggaagtcggaccttttcaaggcaAAGCgaagagataacgagatgcttagggagATCGTGccaaggtttcaaatggaatggaTGGACCTGCCGCCGGTGgtagacgattgggctgttcaagccttCACACAAGGACTTAATactcgaagctcattggcttcgcaGCAATTGAAGCAAAATCTGGTAGAATATCCGGCTGTAACTTAG
- the LOC104093180 gene encoding bidirectional sugar transporter SWEET12-like isoform X2, translating into MSGHWAFAFGVLGNIVSFIVFLSPLPTFYRIYKKKSTEGYQSIPYVVALFSSMLWIYYAFLKTNTTLLITINSFGVFIETIYVGFYLFYAPKKARVQTMKMLLLSVVGGFGAIVLVTQFLFKGAVRGQVVGWICLVFSLCVFVAPLGIVRKVIKTKSVEYMPLLLSVFLTLSAVMWFFYGLLLKDINIAAPNVLGFIFGIVQIVLYVIYSKKEKANLKEPKLPEIQKPAVIVVDENMNKKKIPELTQEQIIDIVKLGLLVCADKVHVASCPHDNTCAAKVENIPKLQTVKA; encoded by the exons ATGTCTGGTCACTGGGCTTTTGCTTTTGGTGTTCTTG GTAACATTGTCTCGTTCATTGTGTTCCTTTCTCCACT GCCCACGTTCTATAGAATCTACAAGAAGAAATCAACAGAAGGCTATCAATCGATTCCTTATGTGGTTGCTCTCTTCAGTTCCATGCTTTGGATATACTATGCATTTCTCAAGACCAACACTACACTCCTCATCACTATTAACTCCTTTGGGGTCTTCATTGAAACTATCTACGTTGGTTTCTATCTGTTCTACGCACCAAAGAAAGCCAGG GTCCAAACTATGAAGATGCTCCTATTATCAGTGGTGGGTGGCTTTGGTGCTATTGTTCTGGTTACCCAATTTCTATTCAAAGGAGCAGTTCGAGGGCAAGTGGTTGGATGGATTTGCCTTGTGTTTTCCTTGTGTGTGTTTGTAGCACCCTTAGGCATTGTG AGAAAAGTTATAAAAACAAAGAGTGTGGAATACATGCCACTGCTCCTATCAGTGTTTCTCACGTTAAGTGCAGTGATGTGGTTCTTCTATGGTCTTTTACTAAAAGACATTAACATTGCT GCACCAAACGTATTGGGATTCATCTTTGGTATTGTCCAAATAGTGCTCTACGTAATATACAGCAAAAAGGAGAAGGCAAACCTAAAAGAGCCGAAACTTCCAGAGATACAAAAGCCAGCAGTGATTGTGGTGGATGAGAACATGAATAAGAAGAAGATTCCAGAACTAACACAGGAACAGATTATTGATATTGTGAAGCTTGGTTTACTGGTTTGCGCAGATAAAGTACACGTAGCATCGTGTCCGCATGATAATACATGCGCAGCTAAAGTAGAAAACATACCCAAGCTGCAAACTGTGAAAGCCTAA
- the LOC104093180 gene encoding bidirectional sugar transporter SWEET12-like isoform X1 → MAISGHWAFAFGVLGNIVSFIVFLSPLPTFYRIYKKKSTEGYQSIPYVVALFSSMLWIYYAFLKTNTTLLITINSFGVFIETIYVGFYLFYAPKKARVQTMKMLLLSVVGGFGAIVLVTQFLFKGAVRGQVVGWICLVFSLCVFVAPLGIVRKVIKTKSVEYMPLLLSVFLTLSAVMWFFYGLLLKDINIAAPNVLGFIFGIVQIVLYVIYSKKEKANLKEPKLPEIQKPAVIVVDENMNKKKIPELTQEQIIDIVKLGLLVCADKVHVASCPHDNTCAAKVENIPKLQTVKA, encoded by the exons GTAACATTGTCTCGTTCATTGTGTTCCTTTCTCCACT GCCCACGTTCTATAGAATCTACAAGAAGAAATCAACAGAAGGCTATCAATCGATTCCTTATGTGGTTGCTCTCTTCAGTTCCATGCTTTGGATATACTATGCATTTCTCAAGACCAACACTACACTCCTCATCACTATTAACTCCTTTGGGGTCTTCATTGAAACTATCTACGTTGGTTTCTATCTGTTCTACGCACCAAAGAAAGCCAGG GTCCAAACTATGAAGATGCTCCTATTATCAGTGGTGGGTGGCTTTGGTGCTATTGTTCTGGTTACCCAATTTCTATTCAAAGGAGCAGTTCGAGGGCAAGTGGTTGGATGGATTTGCCTTGTGTTTTCCTTGTGTGTGTTTGTAGCACCCTTAGGCATTGTG AGAAAAGTTATAAAAACAAAGAGTGTGGAATACATGCCACTGCTCCTATCAGTGTTTCTCACGTTAAGTGCAGTGATGTGGTTCTTCTATGGTCTTTTACTAAAAGACATTAACATTGCT GCACCAAACGTATTGGGATTCATCTTTGGTATTGTCCAAATAGTGCTCTACGTAATATACAGCAAAAAGGAGAAGGCAAACCTAAAAGAGCCGAAACTTCCAGAGATACAAAAGCCAGCAGTGATTGTGGTGGATGAGAACATGAATAAGAAGAAGATTCCAGAACTAACACAGGAACAGATTATTGATATTGTGAAGCTTGGTTTACTGGTTTGCGCAGATAAAGTACACGTAGCATCGTGTCCGCATGATAATACATGCGCAGCTAAAGTAGAAAACATACCCAAGCTGCAAACTGTGAAAGCCTAA